From Prochlorococcus sp. MIT 1223, the proteins below share one genomic window:
- the msrA gene encoding peptide-methionine (S)-S-oxide reductase MsrA: protein MNALEESAILAGGCFWCLEHDLEEIHGVIDVNSGYSGGDLINPTYRNHKGHQEVVMVKFDNQIITYEALLRSYLRNIDPLDGNGQFCDRGDSYKPIIFTNSPTQIDAAKNSLEKASKEIGISLEELKVEIKKSNKFWLAEDYHQNFATNNKAKYKFYRYSCGRDNRLKEIWGTKSGSIEPWFRAKG, encoded by the coding sequence GTGAATGCTCTTGAAGAAAGTGCGATCTTAGCAGGAGGATGTTTTTGGTGCTTGGAGCATGATTTAGAAGAAATACATGGAGTAATAGATGTGAATAGTGGCTATTCTGGAGGTGACTTAATTAATCCCACTTACCGAAATCATAAAGGCCATCAAGAAGTCGTGATGGTTAAATTTGATAATCAAATAATAACTTATGAGGCTCTCTTAAGATCTTATTTGAGGAATATAGATCCTTTAGATGGCAATGGTCAATTTTGTGATCGAGGAGATTCATATAAACCAATTATATTTACAAACTCTCCAACCCAAATAGATGCAGCTAAAAATAGTTTGGAAAAGGCTTCTAAAGAGATAGGTATATCCTTAGAAGAGCTTAAAGTAGAAATAAAAAAATCAAATAAGTTTTGGTTAGCTGAAGATTACCATCAGAATTTTGCCACAAATAATAAAGCTAAATATAAATTTTATCGATATAGTTGCGGAAGGGATAATCGATTAAAAGAAATTTGGGGAACAAAATCAGGTAGTATTGAACCTTGGTTTAGAGCTAAAGGTTAA
- a CDS encoding leucyl aminopeptidase, protein MQISQKSISLKNWDGSIVIFGLLNGDIETQLELLADVIEKDYLLQVLKDQNFGGEVGEICSFNLTQDKLMKLVIIGLGKPEKLLADGIRQATSIAARECLGSSEKIGFIYPWEVIDYSIAAKAIGEAIRLSTFKDLRFRSNPEEIKRPEKIELLGLPQIENTLINQISPICAGVELARELVGAPPNILTPSELANQALEISKEFKLEAKILNRKQCAEKGMGSYLAVAKGSDLEPKFIHLTYKPNSPAQKKIVMVGKGLTFDSGGYNLKVGAAQIEKMKYDMGGSAAVIGAARAIGELAPENIEVHFIVAACENMINGSALHPGDIITASNGKTIEVNNTDAEGRLTLADALVYACKLEPDSIVDLATLTGACVIALGDEIAGLWSESEELAKELEIAAEHTGEGLWRMPMRNSYRKGLKSMLADIKNTGPRAGGSITAALFLKEFVTESIPWAHIDIAGTCWTDKDNGINPSGATGYGVRTLVEWACNKAIPHTIKN, encoded by the coding sequence ATGCAAATCTCTCAAAAATCAATAAGTCTCAAAAATTGGGATGGCTCTATAGTTATTTTTGGTCTATTAAATGGCGATATTGAGACCCAGCTAGAGCTACTGGCAGATGTAATTGAAAAAGACTATCTGCTGCAAGTACTGAAAGATCAAAATTTTGGAGGAGAAGTAGGAGAAATCTGCTCCTTTAACTTAACCCAAGATAAACTTATGAAGCTTGTGATAATTGGTCTAGGTAAACCTGAAAAACTTTTAGCCGATGGGATAAGACAAGCAACTTCTATTGCTGCAAGAGAATGTTTAGGAAGCTCAGAAAAGATTGGATTTATATATCCTTGGGAAGTAATTGATTATTCAATCGCAGCAAAAGCGATTGGAGAAGCAATAAGACTTTCAACCTTTAAAGATCTAAGGTTTCGCAGTAATCCAGAAGAAATCAAGCGTCCAGAAAAAATCGAACTTCTTGGTCTTCCTCAAATCGAAAATACATTAATCAATCAAATATCACCTATTTGTGCTGGAGTTGAATTAGCACGTGAATTAGTAGGAGCCCCCCCTAACATCCTTACTCCCAGTGAATTAGCTAACCAAGCATTAGAAATTTCAAAAGAATTTAAATTAGAAGCAAAAATTCTTAATCGAAAGCAATGTGCAGAAAAAGGAATGGGATCTTATCTAGCTGTTGCAAAAGGATCTGATTTAGAACCAAAGTTTATTCACCTTACTTATAAGCCAAATAGTCCTGCTCAAAAAAAGATCGTAATGGTTGGGAAAGGCTTAACCTTTGACTCTGGTGGATACAACCTCAAGGTAGGTGCGGCTCAAATAGAAAAAATGAAATATGACATGGGAGGGAGTGCCGCCGTCATAGGAGCAGCAAGAGCTATCGGAGAATTAGCCCCAGAGAATATAGAAGTTCATTTTATTGTTGCTGCTTGTGAAAACATGATAAATGGATCCGCTTTGCACCCAGGAGATATAATCACCGCCTCAAATGGAAAAACTATTGAAGTAAACAATACCGATGCTGAAGGAAGATTAACTCTTGCAGATGCACTTGTATATGCTTGCAAACTTGAACCAGATTCAATAGTTGATCTGGCCACGCTAACTGGCGCATGCGTTATAGCTCTAGGTGATGAGATTGCTGGCCTATGGAGTGAGAGTGAAGAATTAGCAAAAGAATTAGAAATAGCGGCAGAGCATACAGGTGAAGGCTTATGGAGAATGCCTATGCGAAATTCTTACAGAAAAGGCCTTAAATCAATGCTTGCAGACATTAAAAACACCGGGCCAAGAGCAGGCGGTTCAATTACAGCCGCCCTTTTCCTCAAAGAGTTTGTTACTGAATCAATTCCTTGGGCCCATATTGATATTGCCGGAACATGTTGGACAGATAAAGATAATGGAATAAATCCTTCAGGAGCAACTGGATATGGAGTAAGAACTTTAGTCGAATGGGCTTGCAACAAAGCAATTCCACATACCATTAAAAATTAA
- a CDS encoding GIY-YIG nuclease family protein, which translates to MSSFQGQGEFFSSSNFFWEASLSEQSIALSKKSIQEWQTRIYSHQKKCFQNLDLINHQTSLFQNHERDQEESFKPLSLTPLPINFWRWPKKFFEGPAVYLVMDKFSKEEKSIILYIGETIAAEQRWKGEHDCKSYLNNYSSILNEVSMSCQLSIRFWTDVPRDTVKRRALEQKLIRRWLPPFNKETRTRWQTPFTTGIS; encoded by the coding sequence ATGAGCTCTTTTCAAGGCCAAGGTGAGTTTTTTAGCTCAAGTAATTTCTTTTGGGAAGCTTCGCTTTCAGAGCAATCTATAGCATTGAGTAAGAAGTCAATTCAAGAATGGCAAACTCGTATTTACTCTCACCAAAAGAAATGTTTTCAAAATCTTGATCTAATAAATCATCAAACATCTCTTTTTCAAAACCATGAAAGAGATCAAGAGGAATCTTTTAAACCATTAAGCCTTACACCTTTACCAATTAATTTCTGGAGATGGCCAAAGAAATTCTTTGAAGGCCCAGCAGTTTACTTAGTTATGGACAAATTTAGTAAAGAGGAAAAAAGTATCATTTTATATATAGGCGAAACAATTGCAGCAGAACAACGCTGGAAAGGAGAGCACGATTGCAAATCTTATTTAAATAATTATTCTTCAATCCTTAACGAAGTCTCAATGAGTTGCCAATTAAGTATTCGCTTTTGGACTGATGTTCCAAGAGATACAGTTAAAAGAAGAGCTTTAGAGCAGAAACTCATTCGAAGGTGGCTTCCACCCTTTAACAAAGAAACCAGGACTCGTTGGCAAACGCCATTTACTACAGGAATTAGCTAA
- a CDS encoding DUF1825 family protein — MTFFESEIVQQEAKRLFIDYQDLMKLGSDYGKFDREGKKMFICNMEELMERYKVFMKRFELSEDFQAKMTVEQLKTQLNQFGMTPEQMFDQMNMTLERMRAQLEESSD; from the coding sequence ATGACCTTTTTTGAGTCTGAGATTGTTCAACAAGAGGCCAAAAGGCTTTTTATCGACTATCAGGATCTTATGAAACTGGGTTCTGACTATGGCAAGTTTGATCGAGAAGGTAAAAAAATGTTTATTTGCAATATGGAAGAACTAATGGAACGATATAAAGTTTTTATGAAGAGGTTTGAATTGTCTGAAGATTTTCAGGCAAAGATGACTGTTGAACAATTGAAAACGCAACTTAATCAATTTGGCATGACACCTGAACAAATGTTTGATCAGATGAATATGACTCTTGAACGGATGAGAGCACAATTAGAAGAGTCTTCTGATTGA